The nucleotide sequence CAGAATCTTCTGCTTCCTGAAGAACCGTTTTTTCGGGCGTTAGAACTTCTTCCTGATTTTGCGCAAAATATCCGATGCTTACGTTATGACCCAGATTCCATTCACCTGAATAATCCTTGATGTCGCCAGCAAGAATCTTTGCCAGAGTTGTTTTTCCCTGTCCGTTCTGACCCAAAAGTGCAATCCTGTCACCGCGTTCTACAAAAAAGTCAACATTATCAAAAATCTGTTTGTTGCCGTAAGCTTTCCCCAGATTTTTAGCTTCAAAAATAACTTTTCCGGGTGTCACAGAAGGCTGAAAACGGATGTTGAACTTAGATACATCTTCATTATCTATCTCAATTCTCTCTATTTTATCCAGTTTTTTGATTAATGACTGTGCAAAAGAAGCTTTTGTCGCACTCGCGCGGAACTTGTTGATGTTGTCTTCCATCTGCTTGATTTCCGCATCCTGATTTTTCTTGGCCTGAGCTAGTTTTTCACGCCTTTCTTTTCGTAGTTCAAGATATTTGGAATAGTTGGCTTTATAATCGTCAACCTTTTTATTGTTAACGTCGAAAGTTCTGTTACAAATCGAAGTCATGAACTGTTTATCGTGACTTACCAGAACGATGGATCCAGGATAATCTTTAAGGAAGTTTTCCAGCCAGATGATGGATTCCATATCCAAGTGATTGGTCGGCTCATCCAGAAGCATCAAATCGTTTTTCTGAAGCAGCAGTTTTGCCAATTCGATTCTCATTCTCCAGCCTCCGGAAAATTCATCGGTTATTTTCTGGAAATCATCCGCTTTGAAACCTAAACCAAACAATACTTTTTCCACATCGCCTTCCAGATTATAGGCATCGTGATTCATCAGAAGGTCGTTAAGTTCAGTCATTCTGATAATCAGATCTGAGTAAGCATCACTTTCGTAATCGGTTCTGGTTGCCATTTGATGATTAACTTCCTCTAGCTCGTTTTTCATCGCATTGATTTGCTCGTAAGCTTGCATTGTCTCATCCCAAACCGTTCTCCCTTTTACAAAATCTAGGTCTTGTTTCAAAAATCCAATGGTTATATTGCCTTCAGGAACGACAGTTCCTTCGTAGAAATTGATTTCTCCGGAAAGGATTTTGAGCAGTGTCGATTTTCCTGCTCCGTTTTTTCCAACTAAGCCGATTTTGTCGTCTTTTTTTATTGTAAAATTAACATCTCTAAAAAGATAATTTCCCGCGTGATGCAATCCTAAACCCTGTGCCGAAATCATTGTATATGTTTGAATTTGAATTTGCAAAAGTAGTGAAATATGATGTAAGTTGGAAGATGGATGTTGGAAGTTTATATTTGGTTAATAACTAAGGTGTTATTAAAGAAAATGGTTTCTCTAACATTAATTTTATAGCTACAAAATGAAATATTTGTTAGAATGTTATTAATCCTATTTAATGACAGAAGATGAATCTATGGTGTAACTTGCAGCCCGACTTATCTCCACTTTTTATTTTTTAATTTGAATCGATGAACATTCTATGTTATATTCCAAAATTTTTAGGTTCATTTTTTTAGTTATTTTGCAAAATCCAGTTGATATTTGTTTTTAGATTTTATTATTCCAAAGGCTTGTCGTAGCAGTTTGTTGCAAACTGCTATTAAAGCTAATTTTTTACATTTCCCTTTTTCCAAAATCCTTTCATATAAGGCTTTGCATTGCGGATTGCATTTTACCGCACTCCAAGAGCAGATGAATAA is from Epilithonimonas vandammei and encodes:
- a CDS encoding ABC-F family ATP-binding cassette domain-containing protein, producing the protein MISAQGLGLHHAGNYLFRDVNFTIKKDDKIGLVGKNGAGKSTLLKILSGEINFYEGTVVPEGNITIGFLKQDLDFVKGRTVWDETMQAYEQINAMKNELEEVNHQMATRTDYESDAYSDLIIRMTELNDLLMNHDAYNLEGDVEKVLFGLGFKADDFQKITDEFSGGWRMRIELAKLLLQKNDLMLLDEPTNHLDMESIIWLENFLKDYPGSIVLVSHDKQFMTSICNRTFDVNNKKVDDYKANYSKYLELRKERREKLAQAKKNQDAEIKQMEDNINKFRASATKASFAQSLIKKLDKIERIEIDNEDVSKFNIRFQPSVTPGKVIFEAKNLGKAYGNKQIFDNVDFFVERGDRIALLGQNGQGKTTLAKILAGDIKDYSGEWNLGHNVSIGYFAQNQEEVLTPEKTVLQEAEDSATEETRPRVRDLLGSFLFQGEDVTKKTKVLSGGERNRLALCKLLLRPFNTLIMDEPTNHLDIQSKEIIKLALQKYEGTLIVISHDREFLQGLSDKIFEFRDGKMKEFLGDINEYLEYRQKESIREISAERSKLHQEQENKESRGKVQEAKPTTDSQQPTTIISKEQKNIQNKLKKVEEKISDLELKIEEFEASFAKENPSEQVLEIYNKTKEELDLTLQEWEYLGSQLEA